One genomic region from Spirochaeta lutea encodes:
- a CDS encoding ribonuclease Z: protein MTMETFVLGCGGSMPLPRRHLTSVLLRREGDLFLFDCGEGTQVSLRRLNLRWKKINAIFISHTHADHVTGLPGMLMLSSQVDREDPLYVIGPPRIAEYIDANRKTLEMHINYRIIVQEIEDPSVPQTVFSGPGYRVRSFPLSHSRTCVGYSFVEDPRPGVFDPAAAQELGVPRGPMWSVLQRGEDVQLEDGRRVQPSQVLGPARKGRKISYVTDTLPLESISEEVAGSDFLFCEGMFSDEHTETAREKRHMTSRQAGKLARQAGGVKNMGLLHYSPRYTDHDLNILLDQAREEFPMTVLTRDRHTYTIPYEE from the coding sequence ATGACTATGGAAACCTTTGTACTTGGCTGCGGAGGTAGTATGCCCCTTCCCAGGCGGCATCTTACCTCCGTGTTACTTCGTCGTGAGGGTGACCTCTTCCTGTTTGATTGTGGAGAGGGAACCCAGGTGAGCCTTCGGCGCCTTAATCTCCGTTGGAAAAAAATCAATGCCATTTTTATTTCTCATACCCATGCAGACCATGTAACCGGTCTGCCGGGTATGCTCATGCTTTCGAGCCAGGTTGACCGGGAGGATCCCCTCTATGTCATCGGTCCTCCCCGGATCGCTGAATACATTGATGCGAACCGGAAAACCCTGGAGATGCACATAAATTACCGTATCATCGTCCAGGAGATTGAGGATCCATCGGTTCCGCAAACAGTGTTCTCCGGTCCGGGATACCGGGTGCGTTCCTTTCCCCTGTCCCATTCCCGAACCTGCGTGGGCTACAGCTTTGTTGAGGATCCGCGTCCCGGGGTCTTCGATCCCGCTGCCGCCCAAGAGCTTGGTGTGCCCCGGGGACCCATGTGGTCGGTTCTGCAGCGAGGCGAGGATGTTCAACTGGAGGACGGCCGCCGGGTCCAACCGAGCCAGGTACTGGGTCCCGCCAGGAAGGGCCGGAAAATTTCCTATGTAACCGATACCCTTCCTCTGGAGTCTATATCAGAAGAGGTAGCCGGGTCGGACTTCCTTTTTTGTGAAGGAATGTTCTCCGATGAGCATACCGAAACCGCCAGGGAAAAACGGCACATGACCTCCCGGCAGGCAGGCAAACTCGCCCGCCAGGCCGGTGGTGTAAAGAATATGGGGCTTCTGCACTACAGCCCCCGGTACACCGACCACGATCTAAACATCCTCTTGGATCAGGCTCGGGAGGAATTTCCCATGACGGTACTCACTCGAGACCGGCACACCTACACCATACCCTACGAGGAGTAG
- the fabV gene encoding enoyl-ACP reductase FabV, protein MIIKPMIRNNICMNAHPEGCRRDVLDQIAYVQRQGPVENGPKRALIIGGSTGYGLASRIVAGFGSGAKTLSVSFEKEPSEKRPGTMGWYNTASYEQEAAKAGLYAKSLNGDAFSNEMKQQVIQTIKDDLGDVDLVVYSLASPVRTDPQSGDVYRSVLKPIGSAFSAKSINPQTGEIKEFSIEPASDEEVEQTVKVMGGEDWILWMSALKQAGVLAKGVRTVAYSYIGPEVTRAVYRDGTIGKAKEHLERSAGEITQTLSDIQGEAYVSVNKALVTRASAVIPVVPLYLALLFKVMKEKGIHEGCIEQMDRLFRDRLGKKPVPVDEEGRIRMDDWEMRQDVQDRVNELWPQVTSESIRELGDLEGYNQDFLAIHGFGRADVNYDEDVSTVL, encoded by the coding sequence ATGATTATAAAACCTATGATTCGAAACAATATTTGTATGAACGCCCATCCCGAAGGATGCCGGCGGGATGTTCTTGATCAGATTGCCTATGTACAGCGGCAGGGACCGGTGGAGAACGGGCCCAAGAGGGCTCTGATTATCGGCGGTTCCACAGGATACGGTCTTGCCAGTAGGATCGTTGCCGGCTTCGGATCCGGGGCTAAGACCCTTTCCGTCAGTTTTGAAAAGGAGCCATCGGAGAAACGTCCCGGCACCATGGGGTGGTATAATACGGCCAGCTATGAGCAGGAAGCTGCGAAGGCTGGGTTGTACGCCAAGAGCCTCAACGGCGATGCCTTTAGTAATGAAATGAAGCAACAGGTCATCCAGACCATCAAGGATGATTTAGGTGATGTTGACCTGGTGGTGTACTCCCTGGCAAGTCCGGTACGTACCGACCCCCAGAGCGGGGACGTGTACCGATCGGTGTTGAAGCCCATTGGTTCTGCCTTCAGCGCAAAGTCCATCAACCCCCAAACCGGGGAGATAAAAGAGTTTTCCATCGAGCCCGCCAGCGACGAAGAGGTGGAGCAGACCGTCAAGGTAATGGGCGGAGAGGACTGGATTCTTTGGATGTCGGCCCTGAAGCAGGCCGGTGTCCTGGCGAAGGGTGTCCGGACGGTAGCCTACAGCTACATTGGTCCGGAGGTAACCCGGGCGGTGTACCGGGATGGAACCATTGGTAAGGCCAAGGAGCATCTGGAACGGTCCGCCGGGGAAATCACCCAAACCCTGTCAGATATTCAGGGCGAGGCCTACGTCTCGGTGAACAAGGCCCTGGTGACCCGGGCAAGCGCGGTTATTCCGGTAGTACCCCTGTATTTAGCTCTCCTGTTCAAGGTGATGAAGGAAAAGGGAATTCATGAGGGCTGCATCGAGCAGATGGATCGGTTGTTCCGGGACCGTCTGGGTAAAAAGCCGGTGCCGGTGGATGAAGAGGGCAGAATCCGCATGGATGATTGGGAGATGAGACAAGATGTCCAGGACCGGGTAAACGAACTCTGGCCTCAGGTGACCAGCGAATCTATCCGGGAACTGGGAGATCTGGAGGGGTACAACCAAGACTTTTTGGCGATTCACGGCTTCGGCCGGGCGGACGTTAATTACGATGAGGATGTCTCCACAGTACTCTAG
- the hisD gene encoding histidinol dehydrogenase, whose translation MKSLSIPVFTWNTLSQEEKSTLLTRSEEDIREVQDSVRSIIEDVKQRGDEAIREYTARFDKAEFPHKPLQVTEDEIDEAVRTLDPKIARALDYAMENVTRFHQAQVPAAMDMHQIRPGIWAGERATPIDSVGLYIPRGRGSFPSMLYMLAIPAKLAGVPNISIVTPPGPDGTVDPACLYAARSIGVSTVYRVGGAQAIAALAFGTPSIRPCLKVLGPGSMYVTAAKRLLSGTIDPGLPAGPSESILWADASQNTQDDITRICLDLLIEAEHGADSSALLVTDDQTLARRVAETLPALIENTPEPRREFLKKVFSGYGGIILGQNEAQAADIINQFAPEHLSIQTREPVDSVALIKNAGEILLGPFAPFSAANYAIGANAVLPTGGYAKTWSAVSVRDFIKYNSIIQMTRRGYQDLRDHVITLADYEGFPSHSRALKDRPEA comes from the coding sequence ATGAAGAGCCTGAGCATACCGGTATTTACCTGGAACACCCTTTCCCAGGAAGAAAAGTCTACCCTGCTAACCCGGTCCGAAGAGGATATCCGGGAGGTGCAGGATTCAGTTCGGTCCATTATTGAAGATGTAAAACAACGCGGCGATGAGGCAATCCGGGAATACACCGCCCGGTTCGACAAGGCCGAGTTTCCCCATAAACCCCTTCAGGTTACCGAAGACGAGATAGATGAGGCTGTTAGGACTCTGGACCCGAAAATTGCCCGGGCTCTGGATTATGCCATGGAGAATGTTACCCGGTTTCACCAGGCCCAGGTACCCGCTGCCATGGATATGCACCAGATACGCCCGGGGATCTGGGCCGGGGAGCGGGCTACACCCATTGACAGCGTGGGATTATACATTCCCCGGGGCAGGGGCAGCTTTCCTTCCATGCTCTACATGCTCGCCATCCCGGCAAAACTAGCCGGCGTGCCCAACATCTCCATCGTCACCCCTCCCGGACCCGACGGAACGGTGGACCCCGCCTGCCTCTACGCAGCCCGTTCTATCGGCGTTTCCACCGTATACCGGGTAGGAGGCGCCCAGGCTATAGCAGCCCTGGCATTCGGAACCCCGAGCATCAGGCCCTGCCTGAAGGTCCTCGGACCGGGAAGCATGTATGTTACCGCAGCGAAACGGCTGCTCTCGGGAACCATAGACCCGGGCCTTCCCGCAGGCCCCTCGGAGTCCATCCTCTGGGCGGACGCAAGCCAAAACACCCAGGACGACATTACCCGGATTTGTCTAGACCTGCTTATTGAAGCGGAACACGGAGCAGACAGTTCGGCCCTGCTGGTGACGGATGATCAAACCCTGGCAAGACGCGTCGCCGAAACCCTGCCTGCATTAATCGAAAATACCCCCGAGCCCCGGCGAGAATTTCTCAAAAAGGTATTCTCAGGGTACGGCGGCATTATTCTCGGGCAGAACGAGGCCCAGGCTGCCGACATCATTAACCAGTTCGCCCCGGAGCACCTCTCCATCCAGACCCGGGAACCCGTGGACTCCGTCGCCCTCATTAAAAACGCCGGAGAGATACTCCTGGGACCCTTCGCACCCTTCTCGGCCGCCAACTATGCCATCGGCGCAAATGCAGTCCTGCCCACCGGAGGATATGCAAAAACCTGGTCCGCCGTCTCGGTCAGAGATTTCATAAAATACAACTCCATCATCCAGATGACCCGCCGGGGTTACCAGGATCTACGGGACCATGTAATCACCCTAGCCGACTATGAGGGCTTTCCCTCCCATAGCCGGGCACTCAAGGACCGCCCTGAGGCCTAA
- a CDS encoding bifunctional folylpolyglutamate synthase/dihydrofolate synthase, with amino-acid sequence MNLLEQEILQACKTLEGLTNFERRPGTSREYRLDRMAAILEAFGNPQDSLTIIHVAGSKGKGSVASLLAAGLAAMGHRVGLYRSPHILDYRERFTLAGTWFPPELYASVLGRVVQAIPRFPEPTTFELLTLAGFLLFKEASCTWAVVEVGLGGRLDATNLVKPLASVITTIELEHTDILGSTIPAIAREKAGIIKANRPVYVFPQDSEAELIFSARAGELHSPLRFPLGRGTQALEAIHTRITWQGCEITDPDAVSLRLPVPGRIHGINALFALRILGDLHARGLVPGSMVQAQQGIEDLRIPGRMQVHPQPFGPEGPARIILDGAHTPSSAKMLAANLQNLGLTRIILITGIVEGKNAREILDCFTSLAGYVIITPPGHFKPSNLPALGAVCEKLGLPYSIEPQASQALAEAAAQAGREGTIVCTGSFYLLGEILPLLQEHPGDARKEAT; translated from the coding sequence ATGAACCTCCTGGAACAGGAAATCCTCCAGGCATGTAAAACCCTGGAGGGCCTCACAAACTTTGAACGCCGCCCCGGTACGAGCCGGGAATACCGACTGGACAGAATGGCTGCAATCCTTGAAGCCTTCGGAAACCCCCAGGACAGCCTCACAATCATCCATGTGGCAGGTTCAAAGGGCAAGGGCTCCGTGGCCAGTCTGCTGGCCGCCGGCCTGGCAGCAATGGGACACCGGGTGGGATTGTACCGCAGCCCCCATATTCTGGATTACCGGGAACGCTTCACCCTGGCCGGCACCTGGTTCCCTCCCGAGCTCTATGCCTCGGTACTGGGCCGGGTCGTTCAGGCCATCCCCCGGTTTCCCGAGCCCACTACCTTCGAGCTCCTGACCCTGGCGGGTTTCCTCCTGTTCAAGGAGGCCAGCTGCACCTGGGCCGTGGTGGAGGTAGGCCTCGGTGGGCGGCTGGATGCCACTAACCTGGTCAAGCCCCTGGCCTCGGTGATCACCACCATTGAACTGGAACATACCGATATCCTGGGTTCCACCATTCCCGCCATCGCCCGGGAGAAGGCCGGCATCATTAAGGCTAACCGGCCGGTGTATGTTTTTCCCCAGGATTCCGAGGCGGAACTGATCTTCTCCGCCCGGGCAGGAGAACTGCATAGCCCGCTCCGGTTTCCCCTGGGCCGGGGTACCCAGGCCTTGGAAGCCATTCATACCAGGATTACCTGGCAGGGCTGTGAAATTACAGATCCGGATGCCGTATCCCTCCGTCTCCCGGTTCCCGGACGTATCCATGGGATTAATGCCCTCTTTGCCCTTCGGATTCTGGGGGATTTGCATGCCCGGGGCCTTGTTCCCGGCTCCATGGTGCAGGCCCAACAGGGCATTGAGGATCTGCGGATACCCGGCCGTATGCAGGTTCACCCCCAGCCCTTCGGCCCTGAGGGACCGGCCCGTATTATCCTGGACGGTGCCCATACACCCTCTTCCGCCAAGATGCTTGCCGCGAATCTTCAAAACCTGGGGCTTACCCGGATTATTCTGATCACGGGTATTGTGGAGGGAAAAAACGCAAGAGAAATCCTGGATTGCTTTACCTCCCTGGCCGGCTATGTCATTATTACACCTCCGGGGCATTTTAAGCCCAGTAATCTGCCGGCCCTGGGAGCCGTATGCGAGAAATTAGGGCTACCCTATAGCATCGAACCCCAGGCCTCCCAGGCCCTGGCAGAGGCTGCAGCCCAAGCCGGCAGGGAGGGCACTATCGTGTGTACCGGGTCCTTCTACCTTCTGGGAGAGATCCTTCCCCTTTTGCAGGAACACCCCGGGGACGCCAGGAAGGAAGCGACATGA
- a CDS encoding NFACT RNA binding domain-containing protein: MSLRCTEIDSILGELDLPGSLIQQVSQPDFANLLLQIYRPQGAYWLRVSLAQGKTRLHRAFLPTGKKMKLQRFTELLRSRIKGGRITEARQIGMDRIVYLRIARGDEITLLYIRLWGAAANIIATDEHRVILDAYYRRPGRNEVSGEVFELPPASGSSPQDYPARSFPQADPVSPDMPLNQAVDWWYAELEESEERRALEKDLSRRLHQRCSGLLARIKGLESRQKEYSDEDYYRICGEMLTSQASQIPRGSSQVELQNYYDPAKPLQIKLDPKKSPQENAETYFQQYRKAKSGKEHVLQELQSLKRQLNHWEGILEDLSSASLELPRLRELSQELQSLAKSPAGRSSDGKGTKTNQSPPGLEYPSRGYRILVGRTAKENDELLRRWVRGNDLWLHTRDYPGGYVFIKAVKGKTVPLEVLLDAATLALFYSKAKANGEADLYYTQVKYLRRPKQGKLGLVLPTQEKNLHITLDETRLKTIAGELQA, from the coding sequence ATGAGTCTACGTTGTACAGAAATCGATAGTATCCTGGGCGAGCTTGATCTGCCGGGATCCCTCATCCAGCAGGTCAGCCAGCCGGACTTCGCCAACCTTCTCCTGCAAATTTACCGACCCCAGGGGGCATACTGGCTCCGGGTGAGTCTCGCCCAGGGTAAAACCAGACTGCACCGAGCCTTCCTTCCAACGGGCAAAAAAATGAAGCTTCAACGGTTCACCGAACTGCTGCGCAGCCGGATAAAGGGCGGGCGAATTACCGAGGCTCGTCAAATCGGCATGGACCGGATCGTATATCTGCGGATAGCCAGGGGCGATGAAATCACCCTGCTGTACATCCGCCTCTGGGGCGCTGCGGCTAATATCATTGCCACGGATGAGCATCGGGTCATCCTGGATGCTTACTACCGCCGCCCGGGTAGGAATGAGGTATCCGGAGAGGTCTTTGAGTTACCCCCTGCCTCGGGAAGCAGCCCCCAGGACTATCCTGCCCGGTCGTTTCCCCAGGCCGACCCGGTTTCGCCGGATATGCCCCTGAACCAGGCAGTAGACTGGTGGTATGCCGAGCTCGAAGAATCCGAGGAACGCCGGGCCCTGGAAAAGGATCTCTCCCGCCGGCTGCATCAGCGCTGCTCCGGCCTTCTCGCCCGGATTAAGGGATTAGAATCACGCCAGAAAGAATACAGCGATGAGGACTATTACCGGATCTGCGGGGAGATGCTCACGAGCCAGGCCTCTCAAATCCCCAGGGGTTCGTCTCAGGTAGAGCTCCAGAATTACTACGATCCTGCCAAGCCCCTGCAAATCAAACTGGATCCGAAAAAAAGCCCCCAAGAAAATGCCGAGACCTATTTTCAGCAATACCGCAAGGCAAAATCGGGGAAGGAACATGTGCTCCAGGAACTACAATCCCTGAAGCGTCAGCTCAACCATTGGGAGGGCATCCTGGAGGATCTTTCATCGGCATCCCTTGAACTGCCCCGGCTCCGGGAACTCTCCCAGGAGCTGCAATCCCTGGCTAAATCCCCCGCCGGACGATCCTCGGACGGCAAGGGTACCAAGACGAACCAGAGCCCCCCCGGGTTGGAATATCCCAGCCGGGGATACCGTATTTTAGTGGGCCGTACCGCCAAGGAAAACGACGAACTGCTGCGGCGCTGGGTCAGAGGAAACGATCTCTGGCTGCACACCCGGGATTATCCCGGAGGGTATGTATTTATCAAAGCAGTCAAGGGGAAAACCGTGCCCCTGGAGGTTCTGCTGGATGCTGCCACCCTGGCCCTCTTCTACAGTAAGGCAAAGGCCAACGGCGAGGCTGACCTGTATTACACCCAGGTAAAATACCTCCGCCGCCCCAAACAGGGTAAACTCGGGCTTGTGTTGCCCACCCAGGAAAAAAACCTACACATTACCCTGGATGAAACCCGTCTCAAAACCATCGCCGGAGAATTGCAGGCATAA
- the amrB gene encoding AmmeMemoRadiSam system protein B, with the protein MITPIREPLVEGLFYPQETEELRGMILQLLTQSTREGTETGPEATPGHPPLGLVVPNGSYYHCGSVMARGYAALSSLSPPLSVAQYSRIIILAGAPHSEAHSARSGAFLSTSGAFRTPMGTNPVDTRFQETLVSLSGLIQFNETAHLEEHGIELQLPFIHYTFGEIPVVPILLSGFTANHVKSLASALMLSLEDSPGRSLIIVSSNMSGPGDLESTQKTAELVVTAIKSRLWNSLLVPSGQSSESFLPPAGIGGLAALSLLYRDSDHQLLARGSSLSVDGNPEVVVEYACLVVV; encoded by the coding sequence ATGATTACTCCAATCCGCGAACCCCTGGTGGAGGGATTGTTTTACCCCCAGGAGACAGAAGAGTTACGAGGCATGATTCTCCAATTGTTGACCCAATCTACCCGGGAAGGTACCGAAACAGGGCCGGAGGCTACCCCCGGCCATCCCCCCCTGGGTCTGGTGGTCCCCAACGGCTCCTATTACCATTGCGGATCGGTCATGGCAAGGGGATACGCAGCGCTATCATCCCTCAGCCCTCCCCTCTCTGTAGCCCAGTACTCCCGAATAATCATTCTGGCCGGGGCACCCCACAGCGAAGCCCATTCAGCCCGGAGTGGGGCCTTCCTCAGCACCTCCGGCGCCTTCCGGACCCCCATGGGAACAAACCCTGTGGACACCCGGTTTCAGGAGACCCTGGTTTCCCTTTCGGGGTTGATTCAATTCAACGAAACCGCTCATTTGGAGGAACACGGGATCGAATTGCAGCTTCCCTTCATTCACTATACCTTCGGCGAGATCCCCGTGGTCCCTATCCTACTCTCCGGCTTTACCGCGAACCATGTGAAGTCACTGGCCTCGGCCCTCATGCTCTCCTTGGAAGATAGCCCCGGCCGCAGCCTGATCATCGTATCATCCAATATGTCGGGACCGGGGGATCTGGAATCAACCCAGAAAACCGCAGAGCTGGTGGTAACAGCCATAAAAAGCAGACTCTGGAACAGCTTGCTCGTCCCCTCGGGACAATCGTCAGAATCATTCCTTCCCCCGGCCGGTATCGGGGGCCTTGCCGCCCTATCCCTGCTCTACCGGGATTCTGACCATCAGCTCCTCGCCAGGGGATCGTCGCTTTCAGTAGACGGAAACCCGGAAGTTGTGGTGGAATACGCCTGCCTTGTGGTAGTATAA
- a CDS encoding FecR family protein yields MKTHLVRVMTALFLLFLTVSPLVGEDVFGVILYADGSEISIFRNGSLRTYDVFADDVIGMPLLEGDLVQTENGTFLEVQLLPSRSTLKIAENTSFQIQQIAQNGGGNFDLLYGRVRAKVERVGSADPFQIRGRQAVAGVRGTDFGFDYVVERGSFTNPVTQVYCFEGSVEVEAAEPDGAEDPGESGTDPADPDAAGQGGQEPGGQPQAAPTPQPVRISANQMVSLRTPAPQSPASGEETGEPGISGGQVGTQAGRSPVIQQSGIETAINSFWQENNFKTQPVDVEKINQEFPQLKVKILQARREIQLAAERRALQQGDLTPEELQNRVKELELPEPSFADTITSLPVVSIESVYPEIQPRILQRNPGRTAGVILTGAGAFSGISGIIVALWGQQIFETPGNIVDDISIGLFAGAGVSLAVGLPLYFINILP; encoded by the coding sequence ATGAAAACACATCTTGTACGGGTTATGACGGCTCTGTTTCTTCTATTTTTGACAGTTTCTCCCCTGGTTGGTGAAGATGTTTTTGGGGTGATTCTCTACGCCGACGGTTCGGAGATATCCATTTTTAGGAACGGATCCTTGCGGACCTACGATGTGTTCGCCGATGATGTCATCGGCATGCCTCTTTTGGAGGGTGATCTGGTACAGACCGAGAATGGAACATTCTTGGAGGTTCAGCTGCTCCCCTCCCGCTCAACCCTTAAGATCGCCGAGAATACCAGTTTCCAGATACAACAGATTGCTCAAAACGGGGGCGGAAACTTTGATCTGCTCTACGGCCGGGTCCGGGCGAAGGTCGAGCGGGTAGGCAGTGCCGATCCCTTTCAGATTCGGGGCCGTCAGGCTGTAGCCGGGGTACGGGGCACCGACTTTGGATTTGATTACGTCGTTGAGCGGGGCAGTTTCACCAACCCGGTGACCCAGGTGTACTGTTTTGAGGGATCGGTGGAGGTAGAAGCCGCGGAACCCGATGGTGCCGAAGATCCCGGGGAGTCCGGTACCGATCCGGCTGATCCCGACGCTGCCGGCCAGGGCGGCCAGGAGCCGGGTGGCCAACCCCAGGCTGCACCGACCCCTCAGCCGGTGCGTATCTCCGCCAATCAGATGGTAAGTCTGCGCACCCCTGCTCCCCAATCCCCGGCATCCGGGGAGGAAACCGGTGAACCGGGAATCTCGGGGGGTCAAGTGGGCACCCAGGCCGGCAGATCCCCGGTTATCCAGCAGAGCGGCATTGAGACGGCCATAAACAGCTTCTGGCAGGAAAATAACTTTAAAACCCAACCCGTGGATGTGGAAAAGATAAACCAGGAGTTTCCCCAGCTGAAGGTTAAGATTCTCCAGGCTAGGCGGGAGATTCAGCTCGCTGCGGAGCGCCGGGCGCTTCAGCAGGGAGACTTGACCCCTGAGGAACTCCAGAACCGGGTAAAGGAGCTTGAGCTGCCCGAACCCAGCTTCGCGGATACCATAACCTCCCTGCCGGTGGTGAGCATCGAAAGCGTGTATCCCGAGATACAACCCAGGATTCTTCAGCGGAATCCCGGCCGAACAGCGGGGGTCATTTTGACCGGGGCCGGGGCGTTCTCCGGTATTTCCGGCATTATTGTTGCATTGTGGGGCCAGCAGATTTTTGAAACCCCGGGGAATATTGTGGATGATATCAGTATCGGCCTTTTCGCCGGAGCGGGTGTCTCCCTGGCGGTGGGATTACCTCTGTACTTCATCAATATCCTGCCCTAG
- the murD gene encoding UDP-N-acetylmuramoyl-L-alanine--D-glutamate ligase — MKSLKNPSDLAGLKVTVQGLGLHGGGVATARYLARHGALVTATDLRSETVLAPSIQSLEGLPIRFVLGCHEDRDFSAADLVIKNPAVRRDNPYLAMARNIHTDISLFLGFYTGPVLGITGSKGKSSTASALHHGLRQTIPGTRLGGNITVSPLAFLDEILGDSHAPGHAPAPGAPVQSLPPVVLELSSFQLGDLPLSSTQFTGLFSGITNIHRDHQDYYGAMEPYVADKELIYQHQPRSARGVFFTSQDWGRSFARRAIARGAGDVWAVRENANSSDGQDSPDTTFSGSFYLADRGGRELWGMCHPRNRAPFAVFSENRRVAGAQQGLNLLFAAAGMEKFGVDPGQILQALDSYPGIEHRMEFCGQVNGVDCYNDSAATIPEAVLSAVQSLAAPVHLVTGGTDKNLDFSLFSRIGALPATISVLDGSAAPGITRALREAGRPYSGPHPDLKSSVTAALDNARQGEVLIFSPGCASFGMFLNEFDRGRRFKALIADLARGAP; from the coding sequence ATGAAATCATTGAAAAATCCCTCTGATTTGGCAGGCCTCAAGGTAACCGTCCAAGGTCTGGGACTGCACGGCGGCGGTGTCGCCACAGCCCGCTACCTGGCAAGACACGGAGCCCTGGTAACCGCCACCGATCTACGCTCCGAGACGGTTCTGGCTCCGAGTATTCAATCCCTGGAGGGGCTTCCTATTCGGTTCGTCCTGGGCTGTCATGAAGATCGGGACTTCAGCGCCGCCGACCTGGTCATCAAGAACCCCGCAGTGCGCCGGGACAACCCCTATCTGGCCATGGCTCGGAACATCCACACCGACATTTCCCTGTTTTTGGGGTTCTATACCGGGCCGGTACTGGGGATCACCGGGAGTAAGGGCAAAAGTTCTACGGCCTCTGCCCTTCACCACGGGCTTCGGCAGACTATTCCCGGAACGCGATTGGGGGGGAACATAACCGTTTCGCCCCTGGCCTTTCTGGATGAGATTTTAGGTGATTCCCATGCCCCAGGCCATGCACCCGCCCCCGGGGCACCCGTGCAATCCCTCCCCCCGGTGGTCCTGGAGCTATCAAGCTTTCAACTCGGCGATCTCCCCCTCAGCTCCACACAGTTTACCGGGCTATTCTCCGGAATAACGAACATCCACCGAGATCACCAGGATTACTACGGAGCCATGGAACCCTATGTGGCTGATAAAGAGCTGATCTACCAACATCAGCCCCGGAGCGCCCGGGGGGTGTTTTTTACATCTCAAGACTGGGGCCGCAGCTTCGCCCGCCGGGCCATCGCCCGGGGGGCAGGGGATGTTTGGGCTGTCAGGGAAAACGCGAACAGTTCCGATGGGCAGGATTCTCCGGATACCACCTTCTCCGGCTCCTTCTACCTGGCTGACCGCGGCGGGAGGGAACTCTGGGGGATGTGTCATCCCCGAAACCGTGCCCCTTTTGCGGTGTTCTCAGAAAACAGGCGGGTTGCTGGGGCCCAGCAGGGCTTAAACCTGCTCTTCGCTGCAGCCGGAATGGAGAAATTCGGTGTAGACCCCGGACAAATCCTCCAAGCCCTGGACAGCTACCCCGGGATTGAACACCGTATGGAGTTCTGCGGCCAGGTAAATGGCGTGGACTGTTACAATGATTCCGCTGCCACCATCCCTGAAGCTGTCCTAAGTGCCGTCCAGAGTCTCGCGGCACCGGTCCATCTGGTAACCGGCGGCACCGATAAAAACCTGGATTTTTCCCTGTTCTCGCGCATTGGTGCCCTGCCCGCCACCATCTCCGTGTTAGACGGCAGCGCTGCTCCGGGAATAACCCGGGCCCTCCGGGAGGCCGGCCGCCCCTATTCCGGTCCCCACCCCGATCTGAAATCCTCCGTTACCGCAGCCTTGGATAATGCGCGTCAGGGAGAGGTACTCATTTTCAGTCCGGGATGTGCCAGTTTCGGGATGTTCCTGAACGAATTCGACCGCGGTAGGCGCTTTAAGGCCCTCATCGCGGATCTGGCCCGAGGAGCACCCTAG